A genomic region of Fusarium falciforme chromosome 4, complete sequence contains the following coding sequences:
- a CDS encoding 40S ribosomal protein S12, translated as MSDVEDNTPEVADVVEVSGDAPKGQMSILDALKGVLKLALMHDGLARGLREASKALDRRQAHMCVLNENCEEEAYKKLVVALCNEHNIPLIQIPDGKQLGEWAGLCVLDREGNARKVVNCSCVVVKDWGEESQERSILLNYFQTEQ; from the exons ATG TCGGACGTAGAAGACAACACCCCCGAGGTCGCCGATGTTGTTGAGGTTTCCGGCGATGCCCCCAAGGGCCAGATGTCCATTCTTGACGCTCTCAAGGGTGTCCTGAAGCTCGCTCTCATGCACGATGGTCTCGCCCGTGGCCTCCGAGAGGCTTCCAAGGCCCTCGACCGACGACAGGCTCACATGTGTGTCCTGAACGAGAActgcgaggaggaggcctaCAAGAAGCTTGTTGTCGCTCTCTGCAACGAGCACAACATTCCCCTGATCCAGATCCCCGATGGCAAGCAGCTCGGCGAGTGGGCTGGCCTCT GCGTCCTCGACCGTGAGGGCAACGCCCGCAAGGTCGTCAACTGCTCTTGCGTCGTCGTTAAGGACTGGGGTGAGGAGTCTCAGGAGCGATCCATCCTCCTGAACTACTTCCAGACCGAGCAGTAA
- a CDS encoding Peptidyl-prolyl cis-trans isomerase — protein sequence MGKTNKGGDKGGKGKGGKEKSEKTKDSKDAGGGKAKGAQSINVRHILCEKHAKKEEALAKLNEGVKFDEVAREFSEDKARQGGSLGWKTKGSLDPKFEEAAFVLEPSTTASPKFVEVKTEFGYHIIMVEGRK from the exons ATGGGCAAAACTAACAAGGGCGGCGACAAGGGGGGCAAAGGCAAGGGAgggaaggagaagagcgaaAAGACAAAGGATAGCAAGGACGCTGGAGGCGGCAAGGCAAAGGGTGCTCAGAGCATCAACGTCCGCCACATCCTG TGTGAGAAGCAcgccaagaaggaagaggctcTGGCAAAGCTCAACGAGGGAGTCAAGTTTGACGAGGTCGCGCGCGAGTTCTCCGAGGACAAGGCCAGACAGGGCGGTTCGCTTGGATGGAAGACCAAGGGCAGCCTGGATCCCAAGTTTGAGGAGGCAGCTTTTGTCCTTGAGCCAAGCACCACGGCCAGCCCCAAGTTTGTCGAGGTCAAGACTGAGTTTGGGTATCATATCATCATG GTTGAAGGACGAAAGTAG
- a CDS encoding 40S ribosomal protein S22 has protein sequence MVRTSVLHDALNAINNAEKAGKRQVLIRPSSKVIIKFLQVMQRHGYIGEFEEVDDHRSGKIVVQLNGRLNKTGVISPRYNVRLSELEKWVVKLLPARQFGYVILTTSAGIMDHEEARRKHVSGKIIGFFY, from the exons ATGGTCCGCACCTCCGTTCTCCACGACGctctcaacgccatcaacaATGCCGAGAAGGCTGGCAAGCGTCAGGTCCTGATCCGACCTTCCtccaaggtcatcatcaagTTCCTCCAGGTCATGCAGCGCCACG GCTACATTGGCGAGTTCGAGGAGGTCGATGACCACCGCTCCGGCAAGATCGTCGTCCAGCTCAACGGCCGCCTCAACAAGACCGGTGTCATCTCCCCCCGCTACAACGTCCGCCTCTCCGAGCTCGAGAAGTGGGTTGTCAAGTTGCTCCCTGCCCGTCAGTTCGGCTACGTCATCCTGACCACCTCTGCCGGTATCATGGACCACGAGGAGGCCCGACGCAAGCACGTCTCTGGCAAGATCATTGGCTTCTTCTACTAA
- a CDS encoding Protein RER1: MNAPEPEQTPFEAVSVHTSKIARHYQALLDQSTPFVLYRWIGTVVCLFLFFLRILFAQGWYIVAYALGIYLLNLFLAFLQPKFDPSNEEIDNEMEDGSVGTLPTKQDEEFKPFIRRLPEFKFWYWATRAILISFVCSWFEVFNVPVFWPVLVMYWIILFVLTMRKQIQHMIKYRYVPFTVGKKNYAKNSS, from the exons ATGAATGCGCCAGAGCCTGAGCAGACCCCTTTCGAGGCTGTCAGCGTCCACACATCCAAGATCGCGCGC CATTACCAAGCTCTGCTGGACCAGTCGACCCCCTTTGTTCTCTACCGATGGATTGGCACCGTTgtctgcctcttcctcttcttccttcgaATCCTGTTTGCGCAGGGCTGGTACATCG TTGCCTATGCGCTCGGCATCTACCTGCTGAACCTGTTCCTGGCCTTCTTGCAGCCCAAGTTTGACCCCTCGAACGAAGAGATCGACAatgagatggaggatggcTCCGTGGGCACTCTCCCCACCAAGCAGGATGAGGAGTTCAAGCCCTTCATTCGACGACTTCCCGAGTTCAAGTTCTGGTACTGGGCCACCCgagccatcctcatctcgtTTGTGTGCAGTTGGTTCGAGGTCTTCAACGTGCCCGTCTTCTGGCCCGTGTTGGTCATGTACTGGATTATCCTCTTCGTTCTTACCA TGCGAAAACAGATCCAGCACATGATCAAGTACCGCTATGTGCCCTTCACGGTTGGCAAGAAGAACTACGCCAAGAACAGCTCTTGA